A single Corticium candelabrum chromosome 16, ooCorCand1.1, whole genome shotgun sequence DNA region contains:
- the LOC134192604 gene encoding uncharacterized protein LOC134192604: protein MLSVSLVTCLLSLCWQLQENSAQVNVALHKTASQSSVGSVFVVGRTPASNAVDGNTNNKFSGGSVANTYIEQNPWWQVDLGDTYSISRVVVFPFYRDDYLKDYTVTLLLKQGNQFVPQTTTDVFPYYDGETARAYDWWPPQDLVRIVRIDTKASTKFTLRVAEVQVYSSRLRTVSLGKPAQQSSRGSVDGDPSRAVDGNVSTAAVTSDVEMNSYWKVDLQAQYWIGHITVIPTCCDNINQHVSVEIRNAASHVVCSFNVQVALANSSGFDCRPPVVGQYVSILKSGSVGGTLNLAEVQVYSVFVNNIAYMKPVTLSSVPSGQSDVGVKSVDGNRHTKAVTAGGEMSPWWEVNLQQVYHISRLRVTLDPNTSQNITTLNVTFSNSSSGIQWTMSVSTQSLSNWLLQPEVTDCDVIRLTAVGYSGVLAIAEVEVFPGATYRVPANDTVGDVGPTFPPATPRLITLGPSTTSPVTTAASTAAATTTAAAATTAAATTKTTTATPTTEPTMAGTTKATTTAATTRATTAATTAATTAATTATTKATIAAATAATTKATIAATTKATIAATTAATTAATTAAATTAATTRATTAATTAATTAAATTAAATTAAATTAAATTAATTTAATAAAATTAATTRATTAAAAAAKTAAAATTTTTTTTTTTKAAGATTRANAAATTKLAAVEATAKPEDSTGSSTSVILIGAVIAGVVALVAIVALVIVTIIRSRSTTLPLDAMALGHRKFQAKNSAYDEFPHTSSEEDYYLHQGRPLPTVPQSNNYMALSKHSRESTYISRNVDLSPGHSSGKVFWTGGKHSVVENGKVQQVGNAGSNAHYESIEEYRRNDEQDKMTKGSSGYLDMIDHVDNNRAAECDGNYLDSTEDDDAKAVECDVRACGDNFLAPEGRPRAETDYVISDLEGRPRAETDYVISDLEGRPRAETDYVIPDLDCEPRYSPAPTRK from the exons ATGCTTTCCGTCTCTCTTGTCACTTGTTTGTTGTCGCTTTGTTGGCAACTCCAAGAGAATTCAGCTCAag TCAACGTTGCTCTACACAAAACAGCATCACAATCGTCGGTAGGCAGTGTATTTGTGGTTGGACGGACGCCCGCTTCCAACGCAGTGGAtggaaatacaaacaacaaattttcaGGTGGCAGTGTCGCTAACACATACATTGAGCAAAATCCCTGGTGGCAAGTTGACTTGGGCGACACCTACAGCATTTCTAGAGTCGTCGTCTTTCCTTTCTACAGAGACGATTACCTTAAAGATTACACCGTAACTCTACTACTAAAACAAGGCAATCAATTTGTACCCCAGACCACCACGGACGTTTTTCCTTACTATGATGGAGAAACGGCACGAGCATACGACTGGTGGCCTCCTCAGGATCTTGTAAGAATTGTTAGGATTGACACGAAAGCATCAACGAAGTTCACCTTACGCGTAGCAGAAGTGCAAGTTTATTCAA gcAGACTTAGAACTGTATCTCTAGGTAAACCTGCTCAACAGTCTTCACGTGGATCAGTGGATGGTGACCCATCACGAGCAGTTGATGGAAATGTGAGTACAGCAGCTGTAACGAGTGATGTCGAAATGAACTCTTATTGGAAGGTTGATCTACAAGCACAATACTGGATTGGTCACATTACCGTCATACCAACATGTTGTGACAATATCAACCAACATGTATCGGTAGAGATCAGAAATGCTGCGTCACATGTCGTCTGTTCGTTTAATGTACAAGTAGCTCTCGCAAATTCTAGTGGGTTCGACTGCCGGCCTCCTGTTGTTGGTCAGTACGTGTCTATCCTAAAGAGCGGATCTGTTGGTGGGACGTTGAATCTAGCAGAAGTTCAAGTTTATTCAG TTTTTGTGAATAACATTGCGTATATGAAACCCGTCACTCTCAGTTCTGTACCATCTGGTCAGTCTGATGTTGGTGTGAAGTCTGTAGATGGTAACAGACATACCAAAGCTGTGACGGCTGGTGGTGAGATGTCTCCATGGTGGGAAGTGAATCTTCAACAAGTTTACCACATCAGCCGCTTGAGAGTCACTCTAGATCCAAATACCTCACAAAACATCACCACACTGAATGTGACATTTAGCAACTCAAGCAGTGGAATACAATGGACTATGTCTGTATCAACGCAGTCGTTGTCCAACTGGTTGCTTCAACCTGAAGTAACAGACTGTGATGTTATTCGTCTCACAGCTGTTGGATACAGTGGTGTGCTTGCTATTGCTGAAGTGGAAGTATTTCCAG GTGCAACATACAGAGTACCAGCAAATGATACTGTTGGTGACGTTGGCCCTACATTTCCTCCTGCAACTCCTCGACTCATAACGCTTGGTCCTTCTACTACAAGCCCAGTGACTACAGCAGcatcaacagcagcagcaacaacaacagcagcagcagcaacaacagcagcagcaacaacgaaaacaacaacagcaacaccaacaacagaGCCAACAATGGcaggaacaacaaaagcaacaacaacagcagcaacaacaagagcaacaacagcagcaacaacagcagcaacaactgcagcaacaacagcaacaacaaaagcaacaatagcagcagcaacagcagcaacaacaaaggcaacaatagcagcaacaacaaaggcaacaatagcagcaacaacagcagcaacaacagcagcaacaacagcagcagcaacaacagcagcaacaacaagagcaacaacagcagcaacaacagcagcaacaacagcagcagcaacaacagcagcagcaacaacagcagcagcaacaacagcagcagcaacaacagcagcaacaacaacagcagcaacagcagcagcagcaacgacagcagcaacaacaagagcaacaacagcagcagcagcagcagcaaaaacagcagcagcagcaacaacaacaacaacaacaacaacaacaacaacaaaagcagcaggagcaacaacaagagcaaatgcagcagcaacaacaaaactagCAGCAGTAGAAGCAACAGCTAAGCCTGAAG ACAGCACGGGTAGCTCAACGTCGGTAATCCTGATTGGCGCAGTTATAGCAGGAGTTGTAGCGCTTGTTGCTATTGTGGCACTCGTCATTGTGACAATAATCAGGAGCAG gtCCACAACTTTACCTCTAGACGCCATGGCTCTCGgtcacagaaaatttcaagcGAAGAATTCAGCATATGATGAATTTCCACACACATCAAGTGAAGAAGACTACTACCTGCATCAAGGACGTCCTCTTCCCACCGTCCCACAATCAAACAATTACATGGCATTGAGCAAACATTCTCGTGAGTCTACTTACATTTCGCGGAATGTCGACTTGTCACCAGGTCATTCATCCGGTAAAGTATTTTGGACGGGAGGCAAACACAGTGTAGTAGAGAATGGTAAGGTACAACAAGTAGGAAATGCTGGTTCTAATGCTCATTACGAATCCATCGAGGAGTACAGACGCAATGACGAACAAGACAAGATGACAAAAGGTAGTTCTGGTTATCTCGACATGATTGATCATGTCGACAACAACAGAGCAGCAGAATGTGATGGTAATTATCTTGACTCgactgaagatgatgatgctAAAGCAGTAGAATGTGATGTTAGAGCGTGTGGGGATAATTTTCTTGCCCCAGAAGGAAGACCGAGAGCAGAGACAGATTATGTGATTTCTGATCTCGAAGGAAGACCGAGAGCAGAGACAGATTATGTGATTTCCGATCTCGAAGGAAGACCGAGAGCAGAGACAGATTATGTGATTCCCGATCTCGATTGCGAACCGAGATATTCTCCAGCACCAACTCGTAAATAA
- the LOC134192593 gene encoding uncharacterized protein LOC134192593 — protein MLSISLVTCLLSLCWQLQENSAQVNVALHKTASQSSIGNFIGVGQTPASNAVDGNTNNKFSGGSVANTYIEQNPWWQVDLGDTYSISRVVVFPFYRDDYLKDYTVTLLLKQGNQFVTQTTTDVFPYYDGETARAYDWWPPQDLVRIVRIDTKASTEFTLRVAEVQVYSSRLRTVSLGKPAQQSSRGSVDGDPSRAVDGNVSTAAVTSDVEMNSYWKVDLQAQYWIGHITVIPTCCDNIDQHVSIEIRNAASHVVCSFNVQVALANSSGFDCRPPVVGQYVSILKSGSVGGTLNLAEVQVYSVFVNNIAYMKPVTLSSVPSGQSDVGVKSVDGNRHTKAVTAGGEMSPWWEVNLQQVYHISRLRVTLDPNTSQNITTLNVTFSNSSSGIQWTMSVSTQSLSNWLLQPEVTDCDVIRLTAVGYSGVLAIAEVEVFPGATYRVPANDTVGDVGPTFPPATPRLITLGPSTTSPVTTAASTAAATTTAAAATTAAATTKTTTATPTTEPTMAGTTKATTTAATTRATTAATTAATTAATTATTKATIAAATAATTKATIAATTKATIAATTAATTAATTAAATTAATTRATTAATTAATTAAATTAAATTAAATTAAATTAATTTAATAAAATTAATTRATTAAAAAAKTAAAATTTTTTTTTTTKAAGATTRANAAATTKLAAVEATAKPEDSTGSSTSVILIGAVIAGVVALVAIVALVIVTIIRSRSTTLPLDAMALGHRKFQAKNSAYDEFPHTSSEEDYYLHQGRPLPTVPQSNNYMALSKHSRESTYISRNVDLSPGHSSGKVFWTGGKHSVVENGKVQQVGNAGSNAHYESIEEYRRNDEQDKMTKGSSGYLDMIDHVDNNRAAECDGNYLDSTEDDDAKAVECDVRACGDNFLAPEGRQRAETDYVISDLEGRPRAETDYVISDLEGRPRAETDYVIPDLDCEPRYSPAPTRK, from the exons ATGCTTTCCATCTCTCTTGTCACTTGTTTGTTGTCGCTTTGTTGGCAACTCCAAGAGAATTCAGCTCAAG TCAACGTTGCTCTACACAAAACAGCATCACAATCGTCGATAGGCAATTTTATTGGGGTTGGACAGACGCCCGCTTCCAACGCAGTGGAtggaaatacaaacaacaaattttcaGGTGGCAGTGTCGCTAACACATACATTGAGCAAAATCCCTGGTGGCAAGTTGACTTGGGCGACACCTACAGCATTTCTAGAGTCGTCGTCTTTCCTTTCTACAGAGACGATTACCTTAAAGATTACACCGTAACTCTACTACTAAAACAAGGCAATCAATTTGTAACTCAGACCACCACGGACGTTTTTCCTTACTATGATGGAGAAACGGCACGAGCATACGACTGGTGGCCTCCTCAGGATCTTGTAAGAATTGTTAGGATTGACACGAAAGCATCAACGGAGTTCACCTTACGCGTAGCAGAAGTGCAAGTTTATTCAA gcAGACTTAGAACTGTATCTCTAGGTAAACCTGCTCAACAGTCTTCACGTGGATCAGTGGATGGTGACCCATCACGAGCAGTTGATGGAAATGTGAGTACAGCAGCTGTAACGAGTGATGTCGAAATGAACTCTTATTGGAAGGTTGATCTACAAGCACAATACTGGATTGGTCACATTACCGTCATACCAACATGTTGTGACAATATCGACCAACATGTATCGATAGAGATCAGAAATGCTGCGTCACATGTCGTCTGTTCGTTTAATGTACAAGTAGCTCTCGCAAATTCTAGTGGGTTCGACTGCCGGCCTCCTGTTGTTGGTCAGTACGTGTCTATCCTAAAGAGCGGATCTGTTGGTGGGACGTTGAATCTAGCAGAAGTTCAAGTTTATTCAG TTTTTGTGAATAACATTGCGTATATGAAACCCGTCACTCTCAGTTCTGTACCATCTGGTCAGTCTGATGTTGGTGTGAAGTCTGTAGATGGTAACAGACATACCAAAGCTGTGACGGCTGGTGGTGAGATGTCTCCATGGTGGGAAGTGAATCTTCAACAAGTTTACCACATCAGCCGCTTGAGAGTCACTCTAGATCCAAATACCTCACAAAACATCACCACACTGAATGTGACATTTAGCAACTCAAGCAGTGGAATACAATGGACTATGTCTGTATCAACGCAGTCGTTGTCCAACTGGTTGCTTCAACCTGAAGTAACAGACTGTGATGTTATTCGTCTCACAGCTGTTGGATACAGTGGTGTGCTTGCTATTGCTGAAGTGGAAGTATTTCCAG GTGCAACATACAGAGTACCAGCAAATGATACTGTTGGTGACGTTGGCCCTACATTTCCTCCTGCAACTCCTCGACTCATAACGCTTGGTCCTTCTACTACAAGCCCAGTGACTACAGCAGcatcaacagcagcagcaacaacaacagcagcagcagcaacaacagcagcagcaacaacgaaaacaacaacagcaacaccaacaacagaGCCAACAATGGcaggaacaacaaaagcaacaacaacagcagcaacaacaagagcaacaacagcagcaacaacagcagcaacaactgcagcaacaacagcaacaacaaaagcaacaatagcagcagcaacagcagcaacaacaaaggcaacaatagcagcaacaacaaaggcaacaatagcagcaacaacagcagcaacaacagcagcaacaacagcagcagcaacaacagcagcaacaacaagagcaacaacagcagcaacaacagcagcaacaacagcagcagcaacaacagcagcagcaacaacagcagcagcaacaacagcagcagcaacaacagcagcaacaacaacagcagcaacagcagcagcagcaacgacagcagcaacaacaagagcaacaacagcagcagcagcagcagcaaaaacagcagcagcagcaacaacaacaacaacaacaacaacaacaacaacaaaagcagcaggagcaacaacaagagcaaatgcagcagcaacaacaaaactagCAGCAGTAGAAGCAACAGCTAAGCCTGAAG ACAGCACGGGTAGCTCAACGTCGGTAATCCTGATTGGCGCAGTTATAGCAGGAGTTGTAGCGCTTGTTGCTATTGTGGCACTCGTCATTGTGACAATAATCAGGAGCAG gtCCACAACTTTACCTCTAGACGCCATGGCTCTCGgtcacagaaaatttcaagcGAAGAATTCAGCATATGATGAATTTCCACACACATCAAGTGAAGAAGACTACTACCTGCATCAAGGACGTCCTCTTCCCACCGTCCCACAATCAAACAATTACATGGCATTGAGCAAACATTCTCGTGAGTCTACTTACATTTCGCGGAATGTCGACTTGTCACCAGGTCATTCATCCGGTAAAGTATTTTGGACGGGAGGCAAACACAGTGTAGTAGAGAATGGTAAGGTACAACAAGTAGGAAATGCTGGTTCTAATGCTCATTACGAATCCATCGAGGAGTACAGACGCAATGACGAACAAGACAAGATGACAAAAGGTAGTTCTGGTTATCTCGACATGATTGATCATGTCGACAACAACAGAGCAGCAGAATGTGATGGTAATTATCTTGACTCgactgaagatgatgatgctAAAGCAGTAGAATGTGATGTTAGAGCGTGTGGGGATAATTTTCTTGCCCCAGAAGGAAGACAGAGAGCAGAGACAGATTATGTGATTTCTGATCTCGAAGGAAGACCGAGAGCAGAGACAGATTATGTGATTTCCGATCTCGAAGGAAGACCGAGAGCAGAGACAGATTATGTGATTCCCGATCTCGATTGCGAACCGAGATATTCTCCAGCACCAACTCGTAAATAA